One window from the genome of Echinicola vietnamensis DSM 17526 encodes:
- a CDS encoding glycosyltransferase family 2 protein yields MPEKRSVSIIVPNYNGKHLLEKYLPSAVVAAKKADIPFEVIVVDDASSDGSVDFLDSHFPEVKVLINPSNSGFSYTCNQGIKAAQNDLVMLLNSDVALEEDYFDRLWRYFDRPDTFGVMGQIINSKGKTEDTARMMAFQGLKFKATHFYYSANPEQWTPTAYLSGANALIDREKLLTLGGFDEIFSPFYVEDVDLSFRAWRLGWKCYYDHRAICHHEVSSTTKKHHTKKKLYPVLYRNKFMLQAIHLDGQDLWKWRLQLMFMEIIPRVLIGKWWILKAYSAYRNKQAEIARSKNNLKTLMKKHKGHKSLFDIKKEVFDTVKGY; encoded by the coding sequence ATGCCAGAAAAAAGGAGCGTTTCGATCATTGTCCCCAATTACAACGGAAAGCACTTATTGGAAAAGTACCTTCCCTCTGCGGTGGTTGCTGCAAAAAAAGCCGACATCCCTTTTGAGGTGATCGTTGTGGACGATGCTTCTTCCGATGGATCGGTGGATTTTCTCGATTCCCATTTTCCTGAAGTCAAGGTACTGATCAACCCCTCCAACAGTGGTTTTTCGTACACCTGTAACCAAGGGATCAAGGCTGCCCAAAATGACTTGGTCATGTTGCTCAATTCAGATGTGGCACTAGAGGAAGATTATTTTGACCGATTATGGAGATACTTTGATCGGCCAGATACTTTTGGCGTGATGGGACAGATCATCAACTCCAAAGGGAAAACAGAAGATACCGCCAGGATGATGGCTTTCCAAGGCCTGAAATTCAAGGCCACTCACTTCTATTACTCCGCTAATCCTGAGCAGTGGACACCTACGGCCTACCTCTCTGGAGCCAATGCCTTGATAGACCGTGAAAAGCTTCTTACTCTCGGTGGTTTTGATGAAATCTTCTCCCCGTTCTATGTGGAAGACGTGGACCTGAGCTTTCGCGCTTGGCGTTTGGGCTGGAAGTGCTATTACGACCATCGGGCCATCTGTCACCATGAAGTTTCTTCCACTACTAAAAAACACCATACCAAAAAGAAGCTCTATCCCGTTCTTTATAGAAACAAGTTTATGCTACAGGCCATCCACTTAGACGGCCAAGACCTTTGGAAATGGCGTTTACAATTGATGTTTATGGAAATAATACCCCGCGTGCTGATCGGCAAATGGTGGATCCTCAAGGCCTATTCGGCCTACCGGAATAAACAGGCTGAAATAGCGCGGTCCAAAAACAATTTAAAAACACTCATGAAAAAGCATAAGGGACACAAGAGTCTGTTTGACATCAAAAAAGAAGTTTTTGATACTGTGAAAGGTTATTAG
- a CDS encoding glycosyltransferase family 2 protein, whose translation MNSQPLVSIALCTYNGKKYLPEQLDSILNQSYQNLEIVVVDDKSTDGTIDLLESYKNKYPHKISLFQNSINLGFNSNFEKAISLCKGDLIAISDQDDLWIKDKISLQVNYIKENLLIYHDSLMVDKNGQSLNIKISDMRNMYSGDNPNVFIFNNCVSGHSILMKKELLQYIFPFPKMVYYDWWIAYQATQFGSIEYLNQCLVHYKQHEDTITGSNLTTKSNDTVASKVEKVVKALANTENRKNRELIIKLDRLFDERNKKLLNLKLFYLFYKNRKEFLFISNKSYLSKLNRVLKNLWSKNVHA comes from the coding sequence ATGAATTCACAACCCTTGGTATCAATAGCTTTATGCACTTATAATGGTAAAAAATACTTACCTGAGCAATTAGACAGTATTCTCAACCAAAGCTACCAAAATCTTGAAATTGTCGTTGTAGATGATAAATCTACAGACGGCACCATTGATCTATTAGAATCCTATAAGAATAAATATCCACATAAGATCTCTTTATTTCAAAACAGTATAAATCTAGGTTTCAATAGCAATTTTGAAAAAGCAATTTCATTATGCAAAGGAGATCTAATAGCCATTTCAGACCAAGATGATCTTTGGATTAAAGATAAAATTTCTCTTCAAGTTAATTACATTAAAGAAAACTTATTGATTTATCACGATAGCTTGATGGTAGATAAAAATGGTCAGTCATTAAACATTAAAATCAGTGATATGAGGAACATGTATAGTGGCGATAATCCTAATGTATTTATTTTTAACAATTGCGTATCTGGTCACTCTATTTTAATGAAAAAAGAGTTACTCCAATATATTTTCCCTTTCCCTAAAATGGTGTATTATGATTGGTGGATAGCATATCAAGCTACTCAATTCGGCTCCATAGAATATTTGAACCAATGCTTAGTTCATTACAAACAACATGAAGATACTATTACTGGATCAAACTTAACAACTAAATCCAATGATACTGTCGCTTCAAAAGTGGAAAAAGTTGTGAAAGCTCTAGCAAATACAGAGAACAGGAAAAATAGAGAGTTAATAATAAAACTCGATCGCCTATTTGATGAAAGAAATAAAAAACTATTAAACTTGAAGTTATTCTATCTCTTTTATAAAAATAGAAAGGAATTTCTCTTCATCAGTAACAAGAGCTATTTAAGTAAACTCAATAGAGTACTCAAAAATCTCTGGAGTAAAAACGTCCATGCTTAA
- a CDS encoding glycosyltransferase, giving the protein MIQNNLVSIIIPSYNYGQFINKTISNLKAQSYSNWEAIIIDDGSTDDTEEVITNAIGKDKRFTYLKIKNKGNAAARNVGLDLATGDYIQFLDADDLLSEQKLEIQVEALHAKDENVISYTNNVYFKHENPKKYFPDFNMQGIEWMPKISSSDFEALSTLVINNFAVISSPLINHKFLKKNNIKFPEHLNSKVDWIFWIDCLLAGASLEYLDEPLATTLIRRHSSSITVQDEVLKFGEIHARDLIHKRLVKANLSTEERLKLISENNQRKAALIRNHFYHSSLLNIKTLNLLYKNTNPITFVKYFFKSLNYKRKQLI; this is encoded by the coding sequence ATGATTCAAAACAACCTAGTATCTATAATTATTCCGTCTTATAATTATGGGCAGTTTATCAATAAAACCATTTCAAATTTGAAAGCGCAATCATATTCCAATTGGGAGGCGATTATCATAGATGATGGATCAACTGACGACACAGAAGAAGTAATAACAAACGCCATCGGAAAAGATAAACGTTTCACATATCTGAAAATAAAAAATAAAGGAAATGCCGCAGCTAGGAACGTAGGCTTGGATCTTGCAACCGGAGACTATATCCAGTTTTTAGATGCCGATGATTTATTGAGTGAGCAAAAACTTGAAATTCAAGTGGAAGCGTTACATGCTAAGGATGAGAATGTGATTTCCTATACAAACAATGTCTATTTTAAGCATGAAAACCCCAAGAAATATTTTCCGGACTTTAACATGCAAGGTATCGAATGGATGCCAAAAATTTCCAGTAGTGACTTTGAAGCGTTATCTACCTTAGTAATTAACAATTTTGCTGTGATCAGTAGCCCGCTGATTAATCATAAGTTTTTAAAAAAGAACAACATTAAATTTCCTGAACATTTAAATAGTAAGGTAGATTGGATATTTTGGATTGACTGTCTTCTAGCAGGTGCATCCTTGGAATATTTAGATGAACCTCTAGCCACTACCTTAATCAGAAGACATTCATCAAGTATTACTGTTCAAGACGAGGTTTTAAAATTTGGAGAGATACACGCAAGAGACCTTATCCACAAAAGGCTAGTTAAAGCAAATTTAAGTACAGAGGAAAGACTAAAATTAATCAGCGAAAACAATCAAAGGAAAGCTGCATTGATTAGAAATCATTTCTATCACAGTTCCCTTTTAAACATAAAAACTCTTAATTTACTTTATAAAAACACAAACCCCATTACATTTGTCAAGTACTTTTTTAAAAGCTTAAATTATAAGAGGAAACAACTAATATAA
- a CDS encoding GIY-YIG nuclease family protein yields MKKGGCVYILTNKNNTTLYVGVTSNLLKRIYEHKSAENTKSFSYKYNLNKLVYYEAFHSIEEAIIREKQIKSGNRKKKEDLINSLNPNWKDLWDDIQKW; encoded by the coding sequence ATGAAAAAAGGAGGATGCGTTTATATTTTGACCAACAAAAACAACACTACACTCTATGTAGGTGTCACCTCAAACCTTTTGAAAAGAATTTACGAACACAAATCAGCTGAAAACACTAAATCCTTTTCATACAAATATAATTTAAACAAACTGGTCTATTATGAAGCCTTTCATTCAATTGAAGAAGCAATCATAAGGGAAAAGCAAATAAAAAGTGGAAATAGAAAAAAGAAAGAGGACCTAATAAACTCATTAAATCCAAATTGGAAAGATTTGTGGGATGATATTCAGAAATGGTAA
- a CDS encoding glycosyltransferase, whose translation MKIVVIAGLKPSQVIYKLKPLSMVDMVDEIFLIRKENGPQFDKLKYIILPKLLRFRPFYLLLSPFFMLSKIRKIKPDLILSYNFKPHGFFSYILSKVTSTPFIFSEIDNLTQDYMKIWPVGKVISSAMHDAKHLNVPGNNTKKYWLEQGIPAEKISILHSTINTTKDFLPAPKTPKEFDFIYIGVLEERKNVNLIIEALGMLKQKGLKPRFLVVGKGPMMEPLRAQVKQLDLEDQVHFAGHSPHVVKFIHQSRFFILTSKVEGIPCAMMESMACGLPALGTDVADIADIVNHETGFLIDKPESTLISEAIEKAMTLTDDEYQRLSQAARELIVNYHSHEYATLSWNNLLKSSIKEPIYENV comes from the coding sequence ATGAAAATTGTTGTTATCGCAGGCCTTAAGCCTAGTCAAGTGATTTATAAGCTTAAACCCTTGTCTATGGTCGACATGGTCGATGAAATATTTTTGATAAGAAAGGAGAATGGACCCCAATTTGATAAGTTAAAGTACATTATCCTACCCAAACTACTGAGGTTCAGACCATTTTACCTCTTGCTTTCGCCTTTTTTTATGCTGTCCAAAATCAGAAAGATCAAGCCCGACCTTATCCTAAGCTATAATTTTAAGCCTCATGGATTTTTTTCCTATATCCTGTCAAAAGTCACCTCCACTCCCTTTATTTTCAGTGAGATCGACAACCTTACACAGGATTATATGAAAATCTGGCCTGTGGGCAAAGTCATCTCCAGTGCCATGCACGATGCCAAGCACCTCAATGTGCCTGGCAACAACACCAAAAAATATTGGCTGGAACAAGGTATTCCTGCAGAAAAAATATCCATTTTACATAGTACCATCAATACCACAAAAGACTTCCTACCTGCTCCCAAAACACCGAAGGAATTTGACTTTATTTATATCGGGGTACTTGAAGAGCGAAAGAATGTCAACCTGATCATTGAGGCACTTGGGATGTTGAAGCAGAAAGGATTAAAACCTCGCTTCCTCGTGGTGGGTAAAGGTCCTATGATGGAGCCGCTCCGAGCCCAGGTCAAACAGTTGGACTTGGAAGACCAAGTACACTTTGCAGGACACAGTCCCCATGTGGTGAAATTTATCCATCAGTCAAGGTTTTTCATTCTTACCTCAAAGGTAGAAGGCATCCCTTGTGCCATGATGGAATCCATGGCCTGTGGACTTCCTGCACTCGGCACGGATGTTGCAGATATTGCTGATATCGTTAATCACGAAACAGGTTTCTTAATTGATAAGCCTGAATCTACCCTAATCAGTGAGGCCATTGAAAAAGCGATGACCCTAACTGATGATGAATACCAACGACTCTCCCAAGCAGCTAGGGAGCTCATCGTGAACTACCACTCTCATGAATACGCTACTCTCTCCTGGAACAATTTGTTGAAATCTTCCATCAAAGAGCCTATTTATGAAAACGTTTAA
- a CDS encoding glycosyltransferase family 4 protein yields MRIGFDAKRAFKNFTGLGNYSRFILKSLSDNFPANNYYLFTPVRGRKSTEVSIACENDNQKIVLPTDMWKLPVMSSAWRSLYQGVKHFDSELEIFHGLSNEIPYIKNKSTKYVVTVHDLLFCRYPELFNPIDVQIYKIKMQRSCKEADQVIAISQQTKQDLIEFLGIVEHKIRVVYQGYHENYKKEVSLEETQRVKAKYQLPDRFLFFVSTIEKRKNVQLILKAMKARRDWSIPLVVVGRATSYLNELKAMVQEYGLQGRVHFLHDVAFNDLPAMYKMAHVFIYPSYFEGFGIPIIEAQSMGTPVITSTGSCFKEAGGNAALYGDPDDPAALIAHIEQMDQEATRADLVSKGFQNIKRFDESIISNDLMNIYEEVLESFSAKPVLAT; encoded by the coding sequence ATGAGAATTGGGTTTGATGCGAAGAGGGCTTTTAAGAATTTTACTGGATTGGGAAACTATAGCCGGTTTATCCTGAAATCCCTCAGTGATAATTTTCCTGCCAACAATTACTATCTTTTTACCCCTGTTCGTGGTCGTAAGAGCACTGAAGTGTCTATTGCCTGCGAAAACGATAATCAGAAAATCGTACTTCCAACTGACATGTGGAAACTTCCTGTGATGTCCAGCGCTTGGCGGAGTCTTTATCAGGGGGTTAAGCATTTTGACAGTGAGCTGGAGATTTTCCATGGCCTAAGTAATGAAATCCCATATATTAAAAATAAATCCACCAAATATGTGGTGACCGTCCACGATTTGTTGTTTTGTCGATATCCAGAACTTTTTAATCCCATTGATGTACAGATTTATAAAATAAAAATGCAGCGGTCATGTAAAGAAGCAGATCAGGTGATCGCGATCAGTCAACAGACCAAACAGGATCTTATTGAATTTTTAGGCATAGTGGAACATAAAATCAGGGTGGTTTACCAAGGGTATCACGAAAACTACAAGAAAGAAGTATCACTCGAGGAAACCCAACGTGTGAAGGCAAAATATCAATTACCCGATCGGTTTTTGTTTTTCGTGAGTACGATTGAAAAGCGAAAAAATGTGCAGTTGATTTTGAAAGCCATGAAGGCTCGCAGAGATTGGAGTATCCCTTTGGTGGTCGTAGGCAGAGCGACATCCTACCTCAATGAATTAAAAGCAATGGTCCAGGAATATGGACTGCAGGGAAGGGTGCATTTTCTTCATGATGTGGCCTTCAATGATCTCCCCGCGATGTATAAAATGGCGCACGTCTTTATTTATCCATCATATTTTGAAGGTTTTGGCATTCCGATCATTGAGGCCCAGAGTATGGGTACTCCAGTGATTACTTCTACCGGGTCCTGTTTTAAGGAGGCTGGTGGCAATGCTGCATTGTATGGTGATCCGGATGATCCAGCGGCATTGATAGCTCATATTGAACAGATGGATCAGGAAGCTACAAGGGCTGATTTGGTCTCAAAGGGCTTCCAAAATATCAAGCGGTTTGATGAATCTATCATTTCCAACGACCTGATGAATATATATGAAGAAGTGTTGGAGTCTTTTTCTGCCAAGCCTGTTTTGGCAACTTGA
- a CDS encoding basic secretory protein-like protein, with product MIKHFTLTCMLVLASLITVQARTEKETITKGKYTLTFINQDPDLDKAVKDGLIKTFFKVYPKMSKAFNKNATKKVTVTIDTAYNGVAYAHDGKITIASQWLEKKPGDLDVITHEGMHLVQAYPGGAGPGWLTEGIADYVRYDFGVDNEGAGWALPAFDPEHSYENSYRITARFLLWITQHYDKRFVKKMDQHLRNKTYSDGLWKAYTGLALDELWETYAKNPKVKI from the coding sequence ATGATTAAGCATTTCACGTTAACATGTATGTTGGTGCTAGCTTCCTTGATCACTGTACAGGCTAGAACCGAAAAAGAAACCATTACGAAGGGAAAATATACCCTGACCTTTATCAATCAAGACCCAGATCTGGATAAAGCGGTAAAAGATGGATTGATCAAAACATTTTTTAAAGTATATCCAAAGATGTCCAAGGCATTTAACAAAAATGCTACTAAAAAGGTGACCGTCACCATAGATACGGCCTATAATGGTGTGGCATATGCCCACGATGGTAAGATTACGATTGCTTCCCAGTGGTTGGAGAAAAAGCCCGGTGATCTGGATGTGATTACCCATGAAGGAATGCACTTAGTGCAGGCCTATCCAGGTGGAGCAGGCCCAGGTTGGTTGACAGAAGGAATAGCCGATTATGTGCGCTATGATTTTGGAGTGGACAACGAAGGGGCTGGATGGGCACTTCCGGCATTTGATCCGGAACATTCTTACGAGAACAGTTACCGGATTACTGCACGCTTTTTACTGTGGATTACCCAGCATTATGATAAGCGGTTTGTAAAAAAGATGGATCAACACCTACGCAATAAAACGTATTCCGATGGCCTTTGGAAAGCATATACGGGGTTGGCTTTGGATGAGCTTTGGGAAACATATGCCAAAAATCCTAAGGTGAAGATTTAG
- a CDS encoding glycosyltransferase family 2 protein, whose translation MTNSSPLVSIIIPVFNYQNFIFETLENLLNQTYKNWEAILIDDGSTDKTAKIIKTYCFKDSRFKLIQQNNKGVSVARNLGLEIATGEFIQFLDGDDLLSQSKIEIQAQHLIENHTVDISYVDSYYFAHGNPSQLYPDKEMNGVEWMLKINGRGFDIIKSLVDRNFAVISSPLIRSSILSKSDIFPVGIKKSEDWEFWLNVALNEVSFQYLPNKHAYTLIRIHSSSASFNLRDMQISNLIFRNKIKNYINNSSLSTQEKSKIAIINETQKKGLLKELLYKTPFWKFKNHLEIIKLTQLPVFLKFYLKSINYQRKQWFKS comes from the coding sequence ATGACCAATTCGTCCCCTCTTGTTTCCATAATAATACCAGTTTTCAACTATCAAAACTTTATTTTTGAAACTCTTGAAAACCTTCTAAACCAAACTTATAAAAATTGGGAGGCAATTCTAATTGATGATGGTTCTACAGACAAAACAGCTAAAATCATTAAAACTTATTGTTTTAAGGATTCGAGGTTCAAACTTATCCAGCAAAATAATAAGGGAGTCTCTGTCGCCAGAAACTTAGGATTAGAAATTGCTACCGGAGAATTTATTCAATTTTTAGATGGTGATGATCTATTAAGTCAATCAAAAATTGAAATACAGGCACAACACTTAATAGAAAATCATACAGTTGACATAAGCTATGTAGACAGCTACTATTTCGCTCACGGGAATCCATCTCAATTATATCCTGACAAAGAGATGAATGGAGTTGAATGGATGCTTAAGATAAATGGAAGAGGATTTGATATTATTAAAAGTTTAGTAGATCGGAATTTTGCTGTTATCAGTAGTCCTCTCATTCGATCTTCTATCCTTTCTAAATCTGATATATTTCCAGTTGGAATCAAAAAATCTGAGGATTGGGAGTTTTGGCTAAATGTGGCACTTAATGAAGTGTCCTTCCAATATTTACCCAATAAACATGCGTATACGCTTATACGCATTCATTCCAGCAGCGCCAGTTTTAATCTCAGGGATATGCAGATAAGTAATTTAATATTCAGAAATAAAATAAAAAATTATATTAATAACTCCTCGTTAAGCACACAAGAAAAAAGTAAAATTGCGATAATCAATGAAACGCAAAAAAAGGGTTTACTAAAGGAACTTCTTTATAAAACCCCCTTTTGGAAATTCAAAAATCATCTAGAAATAATAAAGTTAACTCAACTTCCTGTTTTTTTAAAATTTTATTTAAAATCAATCAATTATCAAAGAAAACAGTGGTTTAAATCATGA
- a CDS encoding ABC transporter ATP-binding protein, with the protein MKTYFRLLAFAKPIEKFAIPYLIFTLLGVIFNTLNLALLAPLLSTLFNTNGREEVVKPESWTDVFGYLNFYANEVKMEYGALGALQMVCAVIIASVILGNLFRYFSQLVMENLRIHTLLNLRKKVFDNVMNLHVGYFSNQRKGDIISKISSDVQVVQFSVTGTLQVIFKEPLQLLAYIFMLFAISYKLTIFSLLVIPVSAFVIAKIVKRLKAQASQAQHLYGVMISYLDEALSGIKIIKAFNATEMIKDKFHDENIKYSSLGKKMAKRQQLSSPVSETLGVAMVSGIVLYGGSLIINNQSELSASDFIAYIALFSQVMRPAKALTNAFSSIHSGLAAGERVLDLIDEKPAISDQKDAIEITAFNDKIDIQDLSFSYPGRPVLKDINLTIPKGKMVALVGPSGGGKSTMMDLIPRFIEPDSGQVLIDGTDIAHVTMDSLRNMMGMVNQESILFNDTIFNNIAFGTPNATAEEVEAAAKIANAHEFIVQSENGYQSNMGDRGLKLSGGQKQRICIARAVLKNPPIMLLDEATSALDTESEKLVQDALNKLMKNRTSLVIAHRLSTIQNADIIVVLEEGRIIEQGNHQELMTQEGLYSKLVNMQQFSEIEE; encoded by the coding sequence GTGAAAACCTATTTTAGATTATTGGCATTTGCCAAGCCGATTGAAAAATTTGCCATTCCTTACCTGATTTTTACCTTGTTGGGAGTGATTTTCAATACGCTGAACCTGGCGCTGTTAGCACCATTGCTGAGCACCCTTTTCAACACAAACGGGAGAGAAGAAGTGGTCAAGCCAGAAAGCTGGACAGACGTCTTTGGCTACCTGAATTTCTATGCCAACGAAGTGAAAATGGAATACGGGGCCCTAGGGGCGCTGCAAATGGTCTGTGCGGTGATCATCGCATCCGTGATATTGGGCAACCTGTTTCGGTATTTCAGCCAGCTGGTGATGGAAAACCTCCGGATCCACACCTTGCTCAACCTCCGCAAAAAGGTCTTTGACAATGTCATGAACCTGCATGTGGGCTATTTCAGCAACCAACGCAAGGGAGACATCATTTCGAAAATTTCCTCTGATGTACAAGTGGTTCAGTTTTCGGTGACGGGCACCTTACAGGTGATCTTTAAAGAACCGCTCCAGCTGCTGGCGTATATTTTTATGCTTTTTGCCATATCCTACAAGCTGACCATTTTCTCCTTGTTGGTGATTCCTGTTTCGGCGTTTGTCATTGCAAAGATCGTCAAGCGCCTTAAAGCCCAGGCCAGCCAGGCGCAGCACTTGTACGGTGTCATGATCAGTTATTTGGACGAGGCCCTTTCCGGTATCAAGATCATCAAGGCCTTTAACGCCACTGAAATGATCAAGGACAAGTTCCACGACGAAAACATTAAATACTCTTCCCTAGGCAAAAAGATGGCCAAAAGGCAGCAACTTAGTTCGCCAGTCTCCGAAACCCTCGGCGTGGCCATGGTTTCCGGGATCGTGCTTTATGGTGGCTCATTGATCATCAACAACCAATCAGAACTCAGTGCCTCGGACTTTATCGCATACATCGCTTTATTCAGCCAAGTAATGCGCCCTGCCAAAGCCCTGACCAATGCCTTCAGCTCCATCCATTCCGGCCTGGCAGCTGGAGAAAGGGTGCTGGACCTGATCGATGAAAAGCCGGCCATTTCGGACCAAAAGGATGCAATCGAAATAACTGCTTTCAACGATAAAATTGACATCCAAGACTTATCCTTTTCCTATCCGGGACGTCCGGTGCTGAAGGATATCAACCTTACCATTCCAAAAGGGAAGATGGTGGCTTTGGTAGGCCCTTCTGGAGGCGGGAAATCCACCATGATGGACCTTATTCCCCGATTTATCGAACCGGACAGTGGTCAGGTGCTGATCGATGGCACGGACATCGCCCATGTCACCATGGATTCGCTGCGCAACATGATGGGCATGGTCAACCAAGAGTCCATCCTCTTTAACGACACCATCTTTAACAATATCGCCTTTGGAACACCGAATGCCACCGCTGAAGAAGTAGAAGCCGCTGCCAAAATCGCCAATGCACATGAATTTATCGTGCAAAGTGAAAACGGCTACCAATCCAATATGGGAGACCGGGGACTGAAGCTTTCTGGCGGTCAAAAGCAGCGGATATGCATCGCCCGGGCAGTGCTAAAAAACCCACCGATCATGCTACTGGACGAGGCTACCTCTGCCCTGGACACCGAATCGGAAAAGTTAGTCCAAGATGCCCTGAACAAGCTGATGAAAAACCGCACTTCCTTGGTGATCGCCCACCGGCTGAGCACCATCCAGAATGCCGACATTATCGTAGTACTCGAAGAAGGCCGCATCATCGAACAGGGAAACCACCAAGAGCTGATGACCCAAGAAGGCCTCTACAGCAAGCTGGTGAATATGCAGCAGTTTAGTGAAATAGAAGAGTAA
- a CDS encoding glycosyltransferase family 2 protein, translating into MREITEIDIIILSYAKDPALKEITENALKSLNESENNQSIKFNTIVIESEKKLRPYQYPKTKTIYPKQNFGYHKYMNIGIKMTQSEFVCICNNDLVFHKGWASEILQAFEKDPNLSSASPACSIHHPDHGIAINSGIHIGYEVRKELVGWCLFFKRDMLKVTGKLDPKFKFWFADNDYSMTLQEHGLKHALVASSIVDHLESKTLNTKSDKEKWKLTVRERFYYEYKWEGRSFLSYMNRLRKFK; encoded by the coding sequence ATGAGGGAAATAACGGAAATCGACATCATAATATTAAGCTATGCAAAAGATCCTGCACTTAAGGAAATAACAGAAAATGCCCTAAAATCACTTAATGAATCTGAGAACAACCAGTCCATTAAGTTCAATACCATAGTGATTGAATCAGAAAAAAAGCTTAGACCATACCAATATCCAAAAACCAAAACCATTTATCCGAAACAAAATTTTGGATACCATAAATACATGAACATTGGGATCAAAATGACCCAAAGTGAATTTGTTTGTATATGCAATAATGATTTGGTTTTCCATAAAGGCTGGGCATCAGAAATTCTACAAGCATTTGAAAAAGATCCTAATTTAAGTAGCGCATCACCTGCTTGTTCTATTCACCATCCAGATCATGGAATAGCGATTAATAGTGGCATTCACATTGGCTATGAAGTTAGGAAAGAATTGGTTGGTTGGTGTTTATTTTTCAAAAGAGACATGTTAAAAGTCACAGGAAAGCTTGATCCTAAGTTTAAATTTTGGTTTGCGGATAATGACTACAGCATGACACTTCAAGAACATGGGCTAAAGCATGCATTGGTTGCATCATCCATTGTTGACCATTTGGAAAGTAAGACGCTTAATACTAAAAGCGATAAAGAAAAATGGAAACTGACTGTTAGGGAACGATTTTACTATGAATATAAGTGGGAAGGACGAAGTTTTCTCTCCTATATGAACAGACTAAGAAAATTCAAATGA
- a CDS encoding WecB/TagA/CpsF family glycosyltransferase — MKTFNKVDILGVKVANVSFEDTIDYIVDAVKNKKKTSIFTPNINLLIAAHKDQQYKDVLNTSGLLVPDGKPLVWTSKWLKQPLTEKVSGSSLFFRLCEVSAQENMRVFLLGAAPGVGDIAKQKLEKKYPGLTISGTYSPPFGFENDPAELDKIVKLLKESRSDVLVVGLGAPKQERFISKYLKAYNIPVSLGLGSSIDYAAGVQKMAPEWIKKTGLGWLYRTLDQPARLGKRYLSEGPLYFMLVMKQIAGNKKGKEIRMN; from the coding sequence ATGAAAACGTTTAACAAAGTAGACATTCTTGGAGTCAAAGTAGCCAATGTTTCCTTTGAGGATACCATTGACTACATTGTGGATGCCGTGAAAAACAAGAAGAAAACTTCGATTTTCACCCCCAATATCAATCTATTGATTGCCGCACACAAAGACCAACAGTACAAAGATGTCCTCAACACATCAGGGCTTCTTGTACCAGATGGAAAGCCCCTTGTGTGGACTTCCAAGTGGCTGAAGCAGCCCCTCACCGAAAAGGTCAGTGGGTCTTCCCTGTTCTTTCGGCTCTGTGAGGTTTCTGCACAGGAAAACATGCGGGTGTTTCTCCTTGGGGCGGCACCCGGTGTAGGGGATATAGCCAAACAAAAACTGGAAAAAAAATACCCTGGATTGACCATTAGCGGCACCTACAGTCCACCCTTTGGATTTGAAAATGACCCTGCCGAATTAGATAAAATCGTAAAATTGCTAAAAGAAAGCCGTTCAGATGTACTTGTCGTAGGCCTCGGGGCACCAAAACAAGAGCGCTTTATCAGCAAATACTTAAAGGCCTATAACATCCCTGTAAGCCTAGGCTTGGGATCGTCCATTGATTACGCCGCGGGTGTTCAAAAAATGGCGCCTGAATGGATCAAGAAAACAGGATTAGGATGGCTCTACCGTACACTGGACCAACCCGCACGATTGGGTAAAAGGTATCTTTCGGAGGGGCCACTTTATTTTATGCTCGTCATGAAGCAAATTGCCGGAAACAAAAAAGGTAAAGAAATCAGAATGAATTAA